A genomic window from Montipora capricornis isolate CH-2021 chromosome 8, ASM3666992v2, whole genome shotgun sequence includes:
- the LOC138014446 gene encoding hexosaminidase D-like has translation MNNMRVNYTNVGITISALAVCFILFRLAQRSDLVATQEESQSVKVKTIKEAETELKKAYVTIDNLKQELSQAKRINTKTNRMELDKRKFGGHKLVHLDLKGAPPRMDYLIKILGDFKKWGASGVLLEYEDMFPYKEKFEVLQAQKPYSQGEIKQFLEAASEAELMVIPLVQTFGHLEFVLKQKEFSHLRETEHFTNSLCPNNKESVPMVLELIDQVLELHPDAKWFHIGGDEVWNLKTCPVCMKDTRNKSELFVHHMTPILKHLRNKDVTPIMWDDMMRKWPVEYLKELGDLVEPMVWAYTSDLTGYFPPGMWQRYGEAFNNIWAASAFKGATHPWSNFVPVGFHVQNNLHWLDIIARLPTTLKVAGIALTGWSRFDHYASLCELMPAALPSLVYCLRALNNGYMDEELVKSTAEDLGLPETFQLVVERFNDRYHPPDGNFPGHEVFKMVGQLEKAIYFARGVENIEHGWMQERQVKTKFLSYHQTESAVNLTIHALQILKELRNEAGTVLSPVYDDLVVQEWVKDKIDNSIHHLESKKTEMEALKKFAASSK, from the exons ATGAATAACATGCGAGTAAACTACACCAATGTCGGAATAACAATCTCGGCGCTTGCGGTCTGTTTTATATTATTCAGGCTTGCCCAGCGAAGCGATCTTGTAGCGACACAGGAGGAATCACAGTCTG TCAAGGTCAAAACAATTAAGGAGGCAGAGACAGAACTTAAAAAGGCTTATGTGACCATAGATAATCTCAAACAAGAACTGTCACAAGCAAAGAGAATTAACACAAAAACCAACAGGATGGAATTAGACAAAAGGAA ATTTGGGGGTCACAAACTTGTTCATTTGGATCTCAAAGGGGCTCCACCAAGGATGGATTATCTGATTAAG ATCTTAGGTGACTTCAAGAAATGGGGAGCCAGTGGCGTACTTTTGGAGTATGAGGATATGTTTCCCtataaagaaaaatttgaagttttacaAGCTCAAAAGCCTTATAG CCAAGGGGAAATCAAGCAGTTTCTAGAAGCTGCCAGTGAGGCCGAGTTGATGGTGATTCCACTTGTGCAGACATTTGGCCATCTCGAG TTTGTCTTGAAACAAAAAGAGTTTTCACATCTTCGGGAAACAGAACACTTCACAAATTCATTATGTCCAAATAACAAAG AGTCTGTGCCCATGGTTCTTGAACTCATTGACCAGGTTTTAGAGCTGCATCCTGATGCAAAATGGTTCCACATTGGAGGAGATGAG gtgtggaATCTTAAGACTTGTCCAGTCTGTATGAAGGATACTCGCAATAAATCTGAGCTGTTTGTGCATCACATGACGCCAATTTTGAAGCATTTGAGAAATAAAGATGTGACGCCGATCATGTGGGATGATATGATGAGGAAGTGGCCAGTCGAGTATTTGAAAG AACTTGGTGATCTTGTTGAACCCATGGTGTGGGCTTACACATCCGATCTCACAGGCTACTTTCCGCCAG GTATGTGGCAGAGATACGGCGAAGCATTCAACAATATTTGGGCAGCGAGTGCGTTCAAAG GTGCAACACATCCATGGAGCAATTTTGTTCCTGTTGGTTTTCACGTGCAGAACAATCTACACTGGCTGGACATTATCGCTAGGTTACCCACCACTTTGAAAGTGGCTGGTATTGCACTAACAGGGTGGAGCAG GTTTGATCATTACGCCTCTCTTTGTGAACTCATGCCGGCCGCTCTTCCGTCATTGGTTTACTGCCTACGAGCATTGAATAACG GATACATGGACGAGGAGTTGGTAAAATCAACGGCTGAAGATCTCGGCCTCCCCGAAACGTTTCAACTGGTCGTGGAGAGATTTAATGACAG ATATCACCCACCGGATGGCAACTTTCCAGGACATGAAGTTTTTAAAATGGTAGGCCAGCTTGAGAAAGCCATTTACTTCGCTCGCGGTGTTGAGAACAT tGAACATGGCTGGATGCAGGAACGCCAAGTCAAGACCAAGTTTTTGAGTTATCATCAAACAGAAAGTGCTGTTAATTTGACTATTCA TGCATTACAGATTCTGAAAGAATTAAGGAACGAGGCAGGAACAGTATTGTCTCCAGTTTACGATGATCTTGTGGTACAGGAATGGGTGAAGGACAAAATAGATAACAGTATTCACCATTTGGAAagcaagaaaacagaaatggaaGCGCTGAAAAAGTTTGCTGCTTCTAGCAAATGA